A region from the Haemorhous mexicanus isolate bHaeMex1 chromosome 12, bHaeMex1.pri, whole genome shotgun sequence genome encodes:
- the SPIRE2 gene encoding protein spire homolog 2 isoform X1: MARAGAGPPREVSLEEVLKCYEQPLNEEQAWALCFQGCRAAAAAPVAPAPLRTADIRLRADGSLRLPAPPHDLPALLTPSAEAQMVQSLGFAVYRALDWGLDENEERELSPRLEQLIDLMTNSDSEDSGCATADEGYGGQDEEDEGGEGPPRSVRTFGQAMRCCAARLADPAGAPAHYQAVCRALFAETVELMAFLAKIRDAKELLQKLKEDEEEEERPAAELGNLRNTDWARLWVQLMRELRHGVKLKKVQEKQFNPLPTEYQLTPFEMLMQDIRARNYKLRKVMVDGDIPPRVKKDAHELILDFIRSRPPLKQASERRLRPLPQKQRTLHEKILEEIRQERKLRPVEQKGYSSLPCIPHACAGRLSSSSCLELSRCPASAVPTRPRPRVLLKAPTLAEMEEMNLSEDEDSPGTEVPLKRDRSFSEQDLAQLQNQLGGDQAVPRDPEPLQPEPRPRSGSVPASCHPLPVGPALPRAALGAVEERPEDGSSAAPASSSKHLWLEFSHPVESLALTVEEMINVRRVLVKAEMEKFLQSKELYSSLRRGKVCCCCRAKFPLFSWPTSCFFCKRSVCNSCSLKMKMPSKKLAHIPVYALGFESLPGSLLPKAPPLRRREPFHSLSGPCWRRVEEEFPHIYAQGSVLRDVCSDCAGFVTDVVSSSRRSVAVLNASAANRRHAKARSLYSDAWLQ, translated from the exons ATGGcgcgggcgggcgcggggccgccgcgggaggtgtccctggaggaGGTGCTGAAGTGCTACGAGCAGCCGCTGAACGAGGAGCAGGCCTGGGCGCTCTGCTTCCAGGGctgccgcgccgccgccgccgcccccgtCGCCCCCGCGCCGCTCCGCACCGCCGACATCCGCCTCCGCGCCGACGGCTCCCTCCGCCTGCCCGCCCCGCCGCACG ACCTGCCCGCGCTGCTGACGCCCTCCGCCGAAGCCCAG ATGGTGCAGTCGCTGGGCTTTGCCGTGTACCGGGCGCTGGACTGGGGACTGGACGAGAACGAGGAGCGGGAGCTGAGCCCGCGCCTGGAGCAGCTCATCGACCTGATGACCAACAGCGACTCCGAGGACAGCGGCTGCGCCACGGCCGACGAGGGCTATGGGGGGCAGGACGAGGAGGACGAGGGGGGCGAGGGGCCGCCTCGCTCCGTGCGCACCTTCGGCCAGGCCATGCGCTGCTGTGCCGCCCGCCTGGCCGACCCCGCCGGCGCCCCGGCGCACTACCAGGCTGTGTGCCGCGCCCTCTTCGCGGAGACCGTGGAGCTCATGGCCTTCCTCGCCAAGATCCGCGACGCCAAGGAG CTACTgcagaagctgaaggaggatgaggaagaggaggagcggCCGGCGGCGGAGCTGGGCAACCTGCGCAACACAGACTGG GCCCGGCTGTGGGTGCAGCTGATGCGGGAGCTGCGGCACGGTGTGAAGCTGAAGAAGGTGCAGGAGAAGCAGTTCAACCCTCTGCCCACCGAGTACCAGCTCACGCCCTTCGAGATGCTCATGCAGGACATCCGTGCCCGCAACTACAAACTCCGCAAGGTCATG GTGGATGGAGACATCCCCCCCCGGGTGAAGAAAGATGCCCACGAGCTCATACTGGACTTCATCCGCTCCCGGCCCCCCCTGAAGCAG GCATCAGAACGGCGGCTGCGGCCGCTGCCCCAGAAGCAGAGGACACTCCATGAGAAGATCCTGGAGGAGATCAGGCAGGAGCGGAAGCTCCGGCCCGTGGAGCAGAAAG GGTACAGCTCCTTGCCCTGCATCCCCCACGCCTGCGCCGGCcgcctcagctccagctcctgcctcgaGCTGTCCCGGTGCCCGGCCAGCGCCGTCCCCACGCGCCCGCGGCCACGCGTCCTGCTCAAGGCGCCCACCCTGGCCGAGATGGAGGAGATGAACCTCTCCGAG GACGAGGACTCTCCGGGCACGGAGGTGCCGCTGAAGCGGGATCGCTCCTTCTCggagcaggacctggcacagctgcagaacCAGCTGGGGGGTGACCAGGCTGTGCCCCGGGACCCAGAGCCACTGCAGCccgagccccggccccgctcag GCTCagtccctgccagctgccaccCGCTGCCAGttggcccagccctgccccgggctGCCCTCGGCGCCGTGGAGGAGAGGCCAGAGGATGGATCCAGTgctgcccctgccagcagctccaagcACCTCTGGCTG GAGTTCAGCCACCCTGTGGAGAGCCTGGCCCTGACTGTGGAGGAGATGATCAACGTGCGCAGGGTGCTGGTCAAGGCTGAGATGGAGAAGTTCCTGCAGAGCAAGGAGCTGTACAGCAGCCTGCGGAGGGggaag gtctgctgctgctgcagggccaagtttcctctcttctcctggCCCACATCGTGTTTCTTCTGCAAGCG GTCTGTCTGTAACTCCTGCAGTCTAAAG ATGAAGATGCCTTCCAAGAAGCTGGCTCACATCCCCGTCTACGCGCTGGGCTTCGAAAGCCTGCCAGGCTCACTGCTGCCCAAGGCCCCGCCGCTGCGCCGGAGGGAGCCTTTCCA CTCGCTCTCGGGGCCGTGCTGGCGCCGGGTGGAGGAGGAATTCCCCCACATCTACGCCCAGGGCTCGGTCCTGCGCGACGTCTGCTCTGATTGCGCCGGCTTCGTCACGGACGTGGTGAGCTCCAGCCGCCGCAGCGTGGCCGTGCTCAACGCCAGCGCCGCGAACCGGCGCCACGCCAAGGCGCGCTCCCTCTACAGCGACGCGTGGCTCCAGTGA
- the SPIRE2 gene encoding protein spire homolog 2 isoform X2 has product MARAGAGPPREVSLEEVLKCYEQPLNEEQAWALCFQGCRAAAAAPVAPAPLRTADIRLRADGSLRLPAPPHDLPALLTPSAEAQMVQSLGFAVYRALDWGLDENEERELSPRLEQLIDLMTNSDSEDSGCATADEGYGGQDEEDEGGEGPPRSVRTFGQAMRCCAARLADPAGAPAHYQAVCRALFAETVELMAFLAKIRDAKELLQKLKEDEEEEERPAAELGNLRNTDWARLWVQLMRELRHGVKLKKVQEKQFNPLPTEYQLTPFEMLMQDIRARNYKLRKVMVDGDIPPRVKKDAHELILDFIRSRPPLKQASERRLRPLPQKQRTLHEKILEEIRQERKLRPVEQKGYSSLPCIPHACAGRLSSSSCLELSRCPASAVPTRPRPRVLLKAPTLAEMEEMNLSEDEDSPGTEVPLKRDRSFSEQDLAQLQNQLGGDQAVPRDPEPLQPEPRPRSGSVPASCHPLPVGPALPRAALGAVEERPEDGSSAAPASSSKHLWLEFSHPVESLALTVEEMINVRRVLVKAEMEKFLQSKELYSSLRRGKVCCCCRAKFPLFSWPTSCFFCKRSVCNSCSLKMKMPSKKLAHIPVYALGFESLPGSLLPKAPPLRRREPFQARSCATSALIAPASSRTW; this is encoded by the exons ATGGcgcgggcgggcgcggggccgccgcgggaggtgtccctggaggaGGTGCTGAAGTGCTACGAGCAGCCGCTGAACGAGGAGCAGGCCTGGGCGCTCTGCTTCCAGGGctgccgcgccgccgccgccgcccccgtCGCCCCCGCGCCGCTCCGCACCGCCGACATCCGCCTCCGCGCCGACGGCTCCCTCCGCCTGCCCGCCCCGCCGCACG ACCTGCCCGCGCTGCTGACGCCCTCCGCCGAAGCCCAG ATGGTGCAGTCGCTGGGCTTTGCCGTGTACCGGGCGCTGGACTGGGGACTGGACGAGAACGAGGAGCGGGAGCTGAGCCCGCGCCTGGAGCAGCTCATCGACCTGATGACCAACAGCGACTCCGAGGACAGCGGCTGCGCCACGGCCGACGAGGGCTATGGGGGGCAGGACGAGGAGGACGAGGGGGGCGAGGGGCCGCCTCGCTCCGTGCGCACCTTCGGCCAGGCCATGCGCTGCTGTGCCGCCCGCCTGGCCGACCCCGCCGGCGCCCCGGCGCACTACCAGGCTGTGTGCCGCGCCCTCTTCGCGGAGACCGTGGAGCTCATGGCCTTCCTCGCCAAGATCCGCGACGCCAAGGAG CTACTgcagaagctgaaggaggatgaggaagaggaggagcggCCGGCGGCGGAGCTGGGCAACCTGCGCAACACAGACTGG GCCCGGCTGTGGGTGCAGCTGATGCGGGAGCTGCGGCACGGTGTGAAGCTGAAGAAGGTGCAGGAGAAGCAGTTCAACCCTCTGCCCACCGAGTACCAGCTCACGCCCTTCGAGATGCTCATGCAGGACATCCGTGCCCGCAACTACAAACTCCGCAAGGTCATG GTGGATGGAGACATCCCCCCCCGGGTGAAGAAAGATGCCCACGAGCTCATACTGGACTTCATCCGCTCCCGGCCCCCCCTGAAGCAG GCATCAGAACGGCGGCTGCGGCCGCTGCCCCAGAAGCAGAGGACACTCCATGAGAAGATCCTGGAGGAGATCAGGCAGGAGCGGAAGCTCCGGCCCGTGGAGCAGAAAG GGTACAGCTCCTTGCCCTGCATCCCCCACGCCTGCGCCGGCcgcctcagctccagctcctgcctcgaGCTGTCCCGGTGCCCGGCCAGCGCCGTCCCCACGCGCCCGCGGCCACGCGTCCTGCTCAAGGCGCCCACCCTGGCCGAGATGGAGGAGATGAACCTCTCCGAG GACGAGGACTCTCCGGGCACGGAGGTGCCGCTGAAGCGGGATCGCTCCTTCTCggagcaggacctggcacagctgcagaacCAGCTGGGGGGTGACCAGGCTGTGCCCCGGGACCCAGAGCCACTGCAGCccgagccccggccccgctcag GCTCagtccctgccagctgccaccCGCTGCCAGttggcccagccctgccccgggctGCCCTCGGCGCCGTGGAGGAGAGGCCAGAGGATGGATCCAGTgctgcccctgccagcagctccaagcACCTCTGGCTG GAGTTCAGCCACCCTGTGGAGAGCCTGGCCCTGACTGTGGAGGAGATGATCAACGTGCGCAGGGTGCTGGTCAAGGCTGAGATGGAGAAGTTCCTGCAGAGCAAGGAGCTGTACAGCAGCCTGCGGAGGGggaag gtctgctgctgctgcagggccaagtttcctctcttctcctggCCCACATCGTGTTTCTTCTGCAAGCG GTCTGTCTGTAACTCCTGCAGTCTAAAG ATGAAGATGCCTTCCAAGAAGCTGGCTCACATCCCCGTCTACGCGCTGGGCTTCGAAAGCCTGCCAGGCTCACTGCTGCCCAAGGCCCCGCCGCTGCGCCGGAGGGAGCCTTTCCA GGCTCGGTCCTGCGCGACGTCTGCTCTGATTGCGCCGGCTTCGTCACGGACGTGGTGA